One stretch of Echeneis naucrates chromosome 11, fEcheNa1.1, whole genome shotgun sequence DNA includes these proteins:
- the ddx39b gene encoding DEAD (Asp-Glu-Ala-Asp) box polypeptide 39B isoform X1: MTENDVDNELLDYEEDEVEAAGVGDVGGAGDILIRKERVKGSYVSIHSSGFRDFLLKPELLRAIVDCGFEHPSEVQHECIPQAILGMDVLCQAKSGMGKTAVFVLATLQQLEPVTGQVSVLVMCHTRELAFQISKEYERFSKYMPTVKVAVFFGGLSIKKDEEVLKKDSPHIVVGTPGRILALIRNKTLNLRHIKHFILDECDKMLEQLDMRRDVQEIFRMTPHEKQVMMFSATLSKEIRPVCRKFMQDLFSVSPLLLCCYPPPPRHTTIFYLTCFNKLHFHISLFPHQYPSFNVLNPAPPPTLYYSHLLQPMEIFVDDETKLTLHGLQQYYVKLKDNEKNRKLFDLLDALEFNQVVIFVKSVQRCVALAQLLVEQNFPAIAIHRGMPQEERLSRYQQFKDFQRRILVATNLFGRGMDIERVNIAFNYDMPEDSDTYLHRVARAGRFGTKGLAITFVSDESDACTLNDVQDRFEVNISELPEEIDISSYIEPAR, translated from the exons atgactgaaaatgatgtGGACAACGAACTATTGGACtatgaggaggatgaggtggAGGCTGCAGGGGTTGGTGATGTTGGCGGTGCAGGGGACATTTTGAtcaggaaggagagagtgaagggCTCCTATGTGTCCATTCACTCCTCTGGGTTCAGAGACTTTCTGCTGAAGCCTGAATTGCTCAGAGCCATAGTGGACTGTGGGTTTGAGCATCCATCTGAAG TTCAGCATGAATGCATCCCTCAGGCGATCCTTGGCATGGATGTGCTCTGTCAGGCCAAGTCTGGGATGGGCAAGACTGCAGTGTTTGTTCTGGCCACCCTACAGCAGCTTGAGCCCGTCACTGGACAG GTCTCTGTGCTGGTGATGTGCCATACCAGAGAGCTGGCCTTTCAAATCAGCAAGGAGTATGAGAGATTTTCAAAGTATATGCCCACTGTCAAG GTGGCAGTGTTCTTTGGAGGACTGTCTATAAAGAAGGATGAAGAGGTGCTAAAGAAGGATAGTCCTCACATTGTGGTGGGAACACCAGGCAGGATCCTTGCACTGATTCGCAACAAGACTCTCAACCTGCGTCATATCAAACATTTCATCCTGGATGAGTGTGACAAGATGCTTGAGCAGCTTG ACATGCGTCGAGATGTCCAGGAGATTTTCCGAATGACGCCACATGAGAAACAGGTCATGATGTTTAGTGCTACCCTAAGCAAAGAGATCCGTCCAGTCTGCAGAAAGTTCATGCAAGAT ctattttctgtttctcctctcctATTGTgctgttaccccccccccccccggcacaCTACCATATTTTATCTGACCTGCTTTAATAAACTCCACTTCCACATTTCCCTATTTCCCCACCAATATCCTTCCTTCAATGTCCTCaaccctgccccccccccaaccctttATTACTCCCACTTGCTCCAGCCGATGGAAATCTTTGTGGATGATGAAACCAAGCTGACCCTACATGGGCTGCAGCAGTACTACGTCAAGCTGAAAGacaatgagaaaaacagaaagctctTTGACCTCCTGGATGCACTAGAATTCAATCAG GTGGTGATCTTTGTGAAGTCTGTCCAGCGCTGTGTAGCTCTCGCTCAGCTTCTTGTGGAGCAGAACTTTCCAGCAATAGCTATTCATCGAGGGATGCCCCAGGAGGAACG TTTGTCTCGCTACCAGCAGTTCAAGGACTTCCAGAGGAGGATCCTGGTGGCCACCAACCTTTTTGGACGGGGGATGGACATTGAGAGAGTCAATATTGCTTTTAATTACGACATGCCAGAAGACTCTGACACTTACCTACACAGG GTGGCTCGGGCGGGCAGGTTTGGAACGAAGGGCCTGGCCATAACGTTTGTGTCAGACGAGAGTGATGCCTGCACACTCAACGACGTCCAGGACCGGTTTGAGGTCAACATCAGCGAGCTGCCAGAAGAGATCGACATCTCTTCATACA TTGAACCGGCGCGATAG
- the polr1h gene encoding DNA-directed RNA polymerase I subunit RPA12, translated as MSCFGGDLNFCPECGNVLPLPGVQDTVRCPRCFFCIPVSAFSGQEIHSTVMFIPVEHSSLALKDEEDSELKGPVIDRRCSRCNKEGMVYHTRQMRSADEGQTVFFTCIHCRYQEKEDS; from the exons ATGTCGTGTTTTGGTGGTGATCTCAACTTCTGCCCAGAGTGTGGAAACGTTCTTCCACTCCCAGGAGTCCAGGACACAGTCCGCTGCCCCCGCTGCTTCTTCTGCATCCCCGTGTCAG CGTTTTCCGGTCAGGAGATCCACTCTACAGTAATGTTTATCCCTGTGGAACATTCGTCACTGGCTCTGAAGGATGAGGAGGACTCTGAACTGAAGGGACCTGTG ATTGACAGACGCTGCTCTCGCTGCAATAAAGAGGGCATGGTTTACCACACCAGGCAGATGAGGTCTGCTGATGAAGGCCAGACTGTTTTCTTCACCTGTATACACTGCag ATATCAAGAAAAGGAGGACTCCTGA
- the ddx39b gene encoding DEAD (Asp-Glu-Ala-Asp) box polypeptide 39B isoform X2 yields the protein MTENDVDNELLDYEEDEVEAAGVGDVGGAGDILIRKERVKGSYVSIHSSGFRDFLLKPELLRAIVDCGFEHPSEVQHECIPQAILGMDVLCQAKSGMGKTAVFVLATLQQLEPVTGQVSVLVMCHTRELAFQISKEYERFSKYMPTVKVAVFFGGLSIKKDEEVLKKDSPHIVVGTPGRILALIRNKTLNLRHIKHFILDECDKMLEQLDMRRDVQEIFRMTPHEKQVMMFSATLSKEIRPVCRKFMQDPMEIFVDDETKLTLHGLQQYYVKLKDNEKNRKLFDLLDALEFNQVVIFVKSVQRCVALAQLLVEQNFPAIAIHRGMPQEERLSRYQQFKDFQRRILVATNLFGRGMDIERVNIAFNYDMPEDSDTYLHRVARAGRFGTKGLAITFVSDESDACTLNDVQDRFEVNISELPEEIDISSYIEPAR from the exons atgactgaaaatgatgtGGACAACGAACTATTGGACtatgaggaggatgaggtggAGGCTGCAGGGGTTGGTGATGTTGGCGGTGCAGGGGACATTTTGAtcaggaaggagagagtgaagggCTCCTATGTGTCCATTCACTCCTCTGGGTTCAGAGACTTTCTGCTGAAGCCTGAATTGCTCAGAGCCATAGTGGACTGTGGGTTTGAGCATCCATCTGAAG TTCAGCATGAATGCATCCCTCAGGCGATCCTTGGCATGGATGTGCTCTGTCAGGCCAAGTCTGGGATGGGCAAGACTGCAGTGTTTGTTCTGGCCACCCTACAGCAGCTTGAGCCCGTCACTGGACAG GTCTCTGTGCTGGTGATGTGCCATACCAGAGAGCTGGCCTTTCAAATCAGCAAGGAGTATGAGAGATTTTCAAAGTATATGCCCACTGTCAAG GTGGCAGTGTTCTTTGGAGGACTGTCTATAAAGAAGGATGAAGAGGTGCTAAAGAAGGATAGTCCTCACATTGTGGTGGGAACACCAGGCAGGATCCTTGCACTGATTCGCAACAAGACTCTCAACCTGCGTCATATCAAACATTTCATCCTGGATGAGTGTGACAAGATGCTTGAGCAGCTTG ACATGCGTCGAGATGTCCAGGAGATTTTCCGAATGACGCCACATGAGAAACAGGTCATGATGTTTAGTGCTACCCTAAGCAAAGAGATCCGTCCAGTCTGCAGAAAGTTCATGCAAGAT CCGATGGAAATCTTTGTGGATGATGAAACCAAGCTGACCCTACATGGGCTGCAGCAGTACTACGTCAAGCTGAAAGacaatgagaaaaacagaaagctctTTGACCTCCTGGATGCACTAGAATTCAATCAG GTGGTGATCTTTGTGAAGTCTGTCCAGCGCTGTGTAGCTCTCGCTCAGCTTCTTGTGGAGCAGAACTTTCCAGCAATAGCTATTCATCGAGGGATGCCCCAGGAGGAACG TTTGTCTCGCTACCAGCAGTTCAAGGACTTCCAGAGGAGGATCCTGGTGGCCACCAACCTTTTTGGACGGGGGATGGACATTGAGAGAGTCAATATTGCTTTTAATTACGACATGCCAGAAGACTCTGACACTTACCTACACAGG GTGGCTCGGGCGGGCAGGTTTGGAACGAAGGGCCTGGCCATAACGTTTGTGTCAGACGAGAGTGATGCCTGCACACTCAACGACGTCCAGGACCGGTTTGAGGTCAACATCAGCGAGCTGCCAGAAGAGATCGACATCTCTTCATACA TTGAACCGGCGCGATAG